A stretch of DNA from Equus asinus isolate D_3611 breed Donkey chromosome 20, EquAss-T2T_v2, whole genome shotgun sequence:
CCTGTCCAGGAAAGCGAAGCGACTGGCTTGGGAACAGAATGCTCTATGATTTGGAGCTCCTCCCATCCCGTTAAAGCCGGGATGCTGTCTGTGAGCAACGGTGCAAAATAATAAGTAGTTTCACATTTAACCAGTCCTTGAAATCGGGCATGACAGCTTGGTTAATTTATCTGTAGCATATCCCCCCCATCTAATAAAGACAAAGACACCTATGCCTTCCCTAAGGAATTGTGTGTAATTGGCCACTTACGTGATAAGTCACTCAATTATCTACGTTGGGGGACAGATTTATTGATGTTTTAGACGTTTGGCTAGGTTGGATAATAGTTTTCTACCAGAAAAGTGAAATTTGGGACTTTGAGATAGATACTGACTAATATATTCTCTTATTACAGGAATGTCGGATTGCACATCCTATTGTAAAATGTACTTACTGCAGATCAGAGTTTCAACAAGAGAGGTTTGTATACTGTACAGTTTTTGATTGTTAAGAGCAAAGTGTCTGTAAGGAATACTTGGGGGTTGTAATCTCATATTTgtattaaagttttttaaaaaaatgatttagtttcttaaattttaagtTGTAAACCTTTTATACAAGATGGGAGAGAGAATGTGGACAAAAATCTAGTGGTTATTTTACAGCTAGAGTTCagtttacacatgaagaaataaagaatgttaTTGCATGAGAAACGTACAGCCTTGCtaatgaaaaatgcaaatataaacagTTGCCGttaagctggggctggcccagtggcgtagtggttaggttcacgcactctgctttggtgacctggggtttacatgtttggatcttgggcgcagacctagcaccactcatttaaccacactgtggtagcatcccacctaaaatagaggaagattggcatagatgttagctcagtgacaatcttcgtcaaacaaaaagggaaagatcggcaacagatgttagctcagggccagtcttcctcacaaagaatttttaaaaagccaaaacatTAGTACTGACATGGACCTGAGGAGAGATCTTTAGTGTTGCCAACTACCTTCCACGGGTAAAATCTAGTAACTTGTTACCAGTGGAAGAATAGCACATGCTTTTTAACAGGGTGATTCTTGTTAGACAATCAGGGCTCATAGAAGAGAATAGCCTAAGAGAACAACAAATGGTTTCTTCATAAGGAGTATGGGCATCATATAGTGGAGAAGGCCCAGTAGAAGGTTAGGTAGGCACTGGTATGTAATGCTGTATAGAAATAGTGGCAAGTGTGAagattttggaactagataggaaacattagtattttttgttttgtttcctttcccaaaaagcatacaataaaaatgcataaagatattgGTCTTAATGAAATAGGAGTAAATTTGGATAATATACAACCCTGAAAAGAtccttatatttgtattttttaagaaatccttGGTCTATATTAGAGTGAGTTTTAAGTACTACTAAAGCAAATAGTCAAAGAGAACTACTTGCTTTAGTTCAACATTGTGCTAATTATCATGAAAGCTACCTCATTTTGATCATCTGTGTACAATTTCTTTTCCAGCAAAACTAATACAATTTGTAAGAAGTGTGCTCAAAATGTGAAGCAATTTGGCACGGTAAGGAtgtcttatattttcatttcatattgtTACGGTCAGTTAATCTTTTTCACAAAGATGcaccttttaaaacataagtatTGCTCCGttcttaaatatttcaacatgtcaagtatttcaggaaagaaattttctaTAGGCAGTCTGGGAAAATGACAACTAAAAGCAATCATGTTATGTGCACGTTTTATACCTACTGAATTTTGGTgtaaaatttatgattttattctttaataacAACAAATGGTTTCTTCATAAGGAGAAACAAATATAGCAAACAAACTGCTGGTGGTGGAGAACCTCCTTATCCACAGAGTTTGCATAATCATACTTTTCCTGCCCTCTTCAGAACCTCCAACAGTTTTTATGTAGCAACACAGTTCAGGCATTTATTCGCAAAAGTAATGACATTATCTTAGTACTGGCGTACctcgttttattgtgctttgcttaaTGTGATTTGCAGGTAGTGCGTTTTTACAAGACCCTCTACCAGCAAAAAGAtaatgactcactgaaggctcagatgatggttagcatatTTTAGCACTGAAGTATTGTTTTAAGTATGTACGTTTTTTCACACATAATGCTAttacacacttaatagactatagtatAGTGTATACATAACTTTTATGTACACTGGGAACAAAAAATTCTTgggacttgctttattgtgatatttgctttatcgCAGTGGTCTAGAATCAAGCCTGCTCTTAcctccgaggtatgcctgtatgaTTATTTTCTTAGATGTATATTACAATCATTATTGGTATATTGTAGTAATGATTATTCAAATTGCTGGCCTTAAGGCTCTATAAAATCCTGAATTGTCTTTTGGATATCAAAGAAAATTAAGGTGTGTTTGTTATAGTTTATGTTGAATATGCTtgtgccaattttttttaagttgaaaactCACCTATAGTACATGCTCCTGGAATCATCTGTACCTGTATACGATGAAAAGTTGTTAAAggttttttgaataaattatataGTTCTTAAGCTAACCAGAATATTAAATTAGTAAATACTGGATACatgaaacttttctgtaagtgcgtacctttattttcattttttgagactTTTATCACATGTAGCTTTTGTATTGTATAACATGTTATGCAGATCATAAATCATGTTTCTCATCATTATTTAACTATTCAGTAGAATAAGAAAAGTttcataactttagaaataaATGTTAGTAAATGAATAGAAATATGATAAATGTCATTGAATATGATAGGGCAACACACTTGGCAGAAAAATCTTTTACTTACTAGTTTCTGTAATCCAGAAATGTGTTTGTACACTGGGTATATTTTATGAagctaatttttaatgtttttaaatgtctcaATTAATGGAAATGCTTATCTGTTTTTCAGCCTAAGCCTTGTCAGTACTGTAACATAATTGCAGCATTTATTGGTACAAAGTGTCAGCGTTgcacaaattcagaaaaaaaatatggccCACCTCAGACCTGTGAACAGTGCAAACAACAGTGTGCTTTTGAtcggaaggaggaaggaagaagaaaggtatgttttatttatcttatgaCATCttctggaaattaaataaaacaccaAACAAGTTGGGAGTTGTTATAGTTAATACACTACTAAGACTTGATGGATTCTTTGGGTCCTCAAAAGGAGGTAGGTAGATGAAAATTTAGGAATAGTGCACCATATGTAGATTCATGTTGATCAGTTGAGATTACTGTGCTTCAAAAAATATTCTCTGATGGCTATTTAGTAGTATTTGGTTATCCAACATTTGGTTCAGGAGAATTACTAACTGCTTTTAAATCCTTTCATCTATTTACCCTTTTGCTGGTTACTTGAAGTTGCTGGTGTAAAAAAAATACCTGATGTCACATTAACATGAATAATTCAAAGTTACTCTTAGGCCTTTGATTTGGGGCTCACATTTAAaccattgtttgtttttctctaccTACAGTGACTTAaaaagtatgtgtatatatatgacgTTCTTCTGATTAGCATTCACACAGGCCTCCTATTGTCTGTCAGTCTCAGTTGATTTGGAGGATGACTGTCTCTTCAAGGGGCTGCCTCGGGTCACCCCACAGCAATATATGTACCCTAGTTGTAAGACATGTCCCTCCAGCGCTTcttgtgtaaaaaataaaaacttaattttatttgtataggTTTAGTCTTGATTTTGAAAGgaagtttcttttcctctcccttggCAAATGTACGCTTGATTCTCCTTATTCATGGTAGTTAATTTCTATAAAGTTACTGCAACCACTGAATTGGCGAATACTGAACTATTGCTCCTAAGGGCAATAGAGAATTGGATTCCTTCTTCTGGTCACAGCATGGTGATGAGTTGATCAATACATAATCCTGTTTtgtgtatgtttctgtttaaaaacactttaatatatattgttgattgaTTAGACTGAACTCATGGCACACAGCACTATGACAATGCCTGAACACAGCTTAGGTTGGGTGTTAGGTTAACACGTGTGTTCTTTACATAAGGTACGTCGCAGCCTTCTTGCATTTAGGAACACTATACATCACTTTAGACTACACTTGGGGACcgttttaaacagtgaaatcaccaataaaaagcacaaaatgcaaaaaacatggcactaactagaccatgaaaaggacacttgtttacacTGTAAGagctgaaagaagaaagcagcagAGCGTCACCTTGTTCCACCTTAGCTGGGAACATTTGCTGTCTGGCTACACAAATTTTTTGCTGCTCTGTGCATATGCTTGAATGACCACAAAAGCGCTGTAAGTTGATTTCAGGGTTACggataaattttagcaagtaggtggTGAATTTGCAAATATGAGACCTGCAAATAATGAGAATCTACTGTATGTGTCGttcattctctcctttttttgtaTAAATTAACAGTTTTTACTGTAGTGGGAACTGTCAGTTTAATAATCATATAGTGATTTAAGAATTCAGGCTAGTGTTTAGATAGTATTTCTTTGAAGTATATTATGAGTTTATGCTTATTTTCCAATAATAAAGGTCTTTCTCtccaaattaaaaaattcctCAGAAGCAATGGAAGTCCATGTATCATCCTCACCATTTTTATGATTCTCCAAACAAGCATTTTCCCAAGTTTTCGGAAAATCTAATTTTACTTCCATTTTGCAAcaatctgtgtgtgcatgtgtgaaatAAAGCTAGAGGTTGAGCAGTTTATCTTACCTGGTTTCACTTACAGCCAGTTTACAGGTGCGTTTAATCTAATACAGATATTTGTCTTAAAAAAGGTTGATGGAAAGTTGTTGTGCTGGCTCTGTACTTTATCATACAAGAGAGTTTTACagaagacaaaagaacaaaggaagagcCTGGGATCTTCACATTCAAATTCATCTTCTTCATCTCTTACTGAGAAAGACCAGCATCATTCAaaacatcatcaccatcatcatcatcatcaccatcgtcaCAGCAGTAGCCATCACAAGTAAGTACTTGAAATCATGTTTTCTAAAATCTTCCTTGGCATTTTAATGCTGTGTTGGCATTTAACATTTTGCGTATACTAGCTTTGTGCCAGTCTAGTTTCCATTGTACATGGTAAGCTTCTTGGGTGCCTAGGGCTGTTTTCCCACTTTATTCCATATATAAAATTACCTGCATGGATTGTGTTTAGCTTCTTACTGTAACGGTAAAGATAAGACATTTAGGGAATTACTATATAAAATTATGATCATACCGTAAGTCAAAATACGAGTACATCAGAGTTAATACTTGATTTACGTTATCAAAAGCCtcagtattctttttttgtttaattgttaGGATTTTActtgtaaaaattatatttacctCAGTTATCATTAATTTGTTTTAGTTAAAACATTTAAACCAGTGACTAGgaaatatatgttctttatttttggaGAACAGATTTTAACACTATCATTTGTGACCATGATAAAAGCATTCTAAATCTTGAAGATTCCCAAAgtgtgagaaataattttttttaactagtttgttgttttttaaaaaacatgtaggCAGAATTCTATTCAAATATAAACAACTAGttgatttttaaagtgctttgGTGGGGAAGTTATTCATTAGTGGTATCTTAACCCTTTATGTGTGTAGTATGAGAGTTTTTTTTTAGTGTAGTTGTAGTCTTCATGGAAAAATCAAGAATattaaacacaaattaaaatggagaaaacagggACATGATGATGTACCGATTTTCAGAAGAATTCgttattttttctcaaatttgtCTGAGTCTTTAAAGTTCTAGATAGATAAAACACTTTGATTTACAAAAAACTGATGCCTACCATGTTTAGGAATACATAATGGTATTTTTGGAATATAATATAGTTCTTTCTAATAAAGAAGATTTGATTCTAAATTATAGGCAAGCACATATTAGATTATGAGGCTTTATTGAGGCACTGATGTTTCCTTCAGTAGCAATTTTTCTACTTGCCTTATGGTGTTGTACTGCTTCCTCTCTATAACGGTGGTAGACGGCCTAGTGACTTCTAATCTGGCTATTTTGAAGAAATCTTGTGGTTTTTATATCAGAGTATCCCAAGGAGCAAAAGAACATAAATCttccttgtttttgcttcttgctttaagaaaaaatatgataaaataactGCCATAATGGTATCTCTCAGACTTACTCCTAAGACTCAGCTAAAATGTCCCTTTCTTCTGTCCTTTACAGATAAATTTGTCTTAGTATGATGTCAAAGGGCACACTCAGAGTATGTTTATAAAGTGAAATTTTGTGACTAACTTAATCTTTTGAAAGACAGGTTTCAAAAGTAAAGCAAAAGAGGATTGTATTGacctttagttttttttcttttcattatttaagaaatagaaatgcTATTTTGTATTTGATGGATATAGACCATTTGATGAGTAGGCAGTTGGTGTAGTCCTATCCCAAGTTCAGTTTATCAGAACGATTATGAGGAGCATACATATTGTGATATACAGTGatggagtgagggagaggagggaagaaattcAGGTCCATCTGGATCCAGGAATGGCCCACCTCAGAAAACAAAGATGAGAATTCCAAGcatatttgttaaattattacTACTGTGATTGTTCTCCCTTTGACATATGGATAGTGCTGTTAATTTATGTGTGATTATATGGCTTGCTAATGCTTATAATGAaatttgtgaaagaaagaaaatggcgACTGAATTCCATAGCAGAGTTGCCGTTCCTTGCCGCaagtaaaaaaaagaactcaGGTTCATACAATTACAGAATCATTTCCCCAACTTGGTATTTATTTACACATGATTCTTACAACATggtctatttttcacttttgcttAAAAAATTTCTACAGCTAAAACAATAgtaaattttatacacacacatctgtacataatttttatttattgtgtgtATGTTAGCACTGTACTAAGTACTTTTATATACATAACTTGTTTTATCCCCATCTCCCTATAACATATGTATTAAACCTATTTcatagatgagggaactgaggctcagggattTTAAGTAATGAgcaaaaggtcacacagctcagatCTTCTAACATCTCTTGTAGTGTGCAAATACATGGTGTCTGGTACATAGGAGATGCTCTATACATCTTGAGTCAGTAAACTAGGGGTTAATGAAGGATTGGCTAACCTGCAAGTACAGGAGAAAAGTGTGTAGGATTCATACTGAATTATAAAGTGGTTATTAGTATTATGGCATAATGGAAAAAAAGTACTATTATAGTATTAATtatgaataaaagtaaaatcagTTGTGAATATGAAATTTCCCAATATTTTCAGCATGACTTCTCTAGAGTACTGATTAAAGAAAGATTGAGACTTTTGAGAGGGTCCTTAGGAAAActaggaaagaaacagagaaattaagatatttcctgagccagccctgatgacctagtggttaaggttcggTGCGCTCTACTTTGGtcgcctgggttcagttcccaggtgtggaaccatactacttgtctgtcagtaaccatgctgtggccgttgctcacatagaagaaccaaaaAAACTACCAACTATACACagctatgttctggggctttggcagtggggcaggaggggattggaagaaaaaaggaggtaGATGGGTGacacatgttagcttagggtgaatcttcccctgcaaaaaacaaaaaaaagaaaaatttggttCAACTTGATGTACTATTCTGAGCAACTTGAGTTACTCCAAAGGAAGACTCTCCATGTAGGATTATGAGGCTTTAACTTTAAAGATATTACATCTTCTGTCTGAAATAGTAAGGGCAGCCTAAGTATGGTGATTCTCAGACTTTATAATTATAGAACCCTGTTGTGATTTTCATGGTCATATACCCTAATCCTTCGTATGATGTTCAACTGAATTGTAGGAGtcctgattaaaaagaaaattcagtttctgtCATCATACCTTTCTTAAAGAACTTAAGATGGCTGGTAGTCATTTGATTAGAATTTATCTCATTAGAATGTGatttattcaatatatattaGTCTGAAAACTTAATTGAATATGCCTTTCTCTGgacaaaagattataaacataatTTGATTCCATTGGGAAGAATGTCGTTAAATGTAGATGTATTAAATGTGTTGTTACTAGatgtcatttatatatttttcagaatcAGCAATCTAAGTCCAGAACAAGAGCAGGGACTGTGGAAACAGAGGTAAATATGTTAACATATTTTTTGAGATGTgttgaaatagaatttttaaaatgagacatCTATTTAACTTTGTTACTTaggcttttaaaatatcaatgatATTCGATAATATTTTAGGGGAAGAAGAACTTATCACTTGATGCCTCTGCCCTTTTTACTCTAATTATTCTTATTAATGTTTGGTTTCAGCCATAAATCCTCTGCAGCAATTCAGAATGAAACTCCAAAGAAAAAGCCCAAATTGGAATCTAAGCCATCTAATGGAGATAGGTAAAAATGAATTCCTTTAGTGCTGTGAAATTTCAACTTAGTTGAACAGTTATGGTCGATTTCCAGTTATTACTaggtaaaagaatagaaaatcttCTACATTGACTTCTTTGAGTCACCTAGAAGAGTAAACATAATCAGTTaaacatttttaacttaattttggtGATAAGAAAGTGGCACTGAACTATGTTGTTCTATTTGGGGAATAAATTTGggttttgaaaaaaggaaaacaaatctgaATAGAGAACATTCTCTTTATCTTAATTATTCTTCAATGAAACACAAATCTAATTGTGATATTTTAAATTGACCTGCTTGGAAAATGTTTTTAGATTTAAAGTATTATGAGCGTGACTTTGTTTTAGTTCATTAGCCAAAAGTTTGCTGATGTTACTGTACAAATTGGCTGCCTATTGCTTTACACTAGAAGTATTGACCCCCTAAAAGCTAATACTGAATTATATTTCTGCAGGTGTATGTAATGTGTGCCATTAGTAAGGTAATTTGCCAGTTGCATCCATTTCTGTCAGGTACATATTTTTTTGCATTAGCCTTAAGGATGTTTGTGGAATTGTCTAATTTATGCAATTTGAACACCTGCtaattttccttctacttcatttaactgtattttatttttttctttttagtagctCTATAAATCAGTCAGCAGATAGTGGGGGAACAGACAATTTTGTCCTTATAAGTCAACTGAAAGAAGAGGTGATGTCACTTAAACGTCTCTTACAGCAGAGAGACCAGACcattttagaaaaagataaaaaggtaaGAACATGTTTTACTGAAACCTGGTAAGATTTACATCTTGACTCTTGCTTGATAATTGCAAATTTTATTGGAATTCCTTTAATAATTTCGTAATGTTTGTTGTGCATGATTCTTGTAAGACTTACAAAAGCCCAAACAAACCTAAGCCATCTAATGAAGGTAGGTAGAAATGGGCTTTGAGAATTTCAGTTCTGAGAATTGAGAGCTAATTAGAATTCTAATAATTTCTGAACGTTAGTTTTCAGTAagcttgtaatttaaaaataggtctgtcttaatttgaaaatgaaatggaaatggaatattatatgaATTCTTATGATTTAAGAAAGTAATTGAATATAGTCTTTGATATACCAGTCATGTATGTATTTCAATCCAGATCTAATAACTGGTGAAAAGTAGTGCTATGGAAATTCTCTGTGTGGTAGTCAGTAGTTTAACAATAGGTGTCTAAGATCGTTTTGTAGGAGGTAAGTGTATTGGAACTTGGTTTGTCAGTTAGATCAAAGGGAATGTCAAATATATTGTCTGTTTAGTGAAAAGTTCTGACACTTTCTCTGTGAACTTGAGGAgaatctttcacttctttgggacttagttttctcattttaaaaatgagagtaTTGATACCATCTCATGGGATGGTTGTTttgattaaatgaaaatataaagtactTGCTACAGCTTTTGGCATGTGTAAGTGCTTATGACTGATCATTACTGATGTTTGGTTATCTTTGAGGGCAGAACCTACTTTGTACTTGTTTTACGGTCCTAGACTATCTAGTTTGACCTATTTCAAACTTCTTATCCATAGGAAAACATGAaagacattctttttaaaatgatgaacaaGACATGGTTACAAATAGGTATATGAATTATCTATCCCTGAGTATACATAGTAGTGCTTGAGTCTGAGCTGGCTTTCACCCCTGGCATTCAACAACTTTTATGTTACATTTTCCCACACCTTGTTGGTTAGTGgatttaaattaatttgaaaatatttgtatcttAATTTAAGCAAATTCAGTATATGAAATTTAGGATTGATGTAACATAAACAGGATAGTTATgagtgtcttttttttatggttcTTTTTGATTAACAGCAGGATTTTTTAACTAATGAGCTTTTATGGAAATTTGTTTTAAGCACAAAATTTTAGAGACATTTCTATTGCACAAAGACAGGAAGATCTGTATTAACCTAgataaaaattgaataaaatgttGTTTACTGTAGAGTAGCAATGATTCCAAAAACAAGTAGTGATGAATTATGGAATTTTGactttcttagatttttttttcttttcatagcatGACTATTCTCTATTAGTGTAGTCAATTGAAAGTTTTCTGCTCTTGTTAGTGTTCCTTTTTTTTAGAAGAAACACTAATAGGGATGGCAATTAGCAGTGTTAtgagaaatataataatataagcCTGAAATATCTACATATTTGCAGTTTTTTCTTATCATGTAAATCTAAGGCAGCCcaagttattttcttaaatttctttcacttTACTCAGTGACTTCTAGAGCCAGCCACATACTAGATcatgatataaagatgaataaataaataaaagacaggaTCCTTATCTTCCAGAAATTCTTAGTCTGGAGGCAACTTACAGGGTAGTGACAAGAATAATTATCTTAGCTGATCTGATGTGAATTGGCATTTCAGAACAGGAATTCCTTTGTAAtatagaaaacagagagagaattcacTTAGTCTTTCAATTTGACAAAAGCGCAAGGgcttttattcagaaaataagaatataggACACcatgatttcctttctctgtttttgctgTTGTACATCTTTCAGTTTACAAGTTACTGGGTAATTACCAAAAAATAACATACAAACCTTTAAAGTTTACATAatgaaagccatttaaaaataatcagaagttTTATTTTGCATGGTTCTGATTATGAAATTATATGCTAACTTATTTTTTAGTTTGAAGTCatgaaattttgtatttttgtgtcattgatattgatgaaaaaaattatcatgtagccttctttgctttctcaaacctctgactttttttttttgtctgtctaAATTAGCCCAAATTTTAAAGTAACCCC
This window harbors:
- the FAM76B gene encoding protein FAM76B isoform X2 → MAASALYACTKCTQRYPFEELSQGQQLCKECRIAHPIVKCTYCRSEFQQESKTNTICKKCAQNVKQFGTPKPCQYCNIIAAFIGTKCQRCTNSEKKYGPPQTCEQCKQQCAFDRKEEGRRKVDGKLLCWLCTLSYKRVLQKTKEQRKSLGSSHSNSSSSSLTEKDQHHSKHHHHHHHHHHRHSSSHHKISNLSPEQEQGLWKQSHKSSAAIQNETPKKKPKLESKPSNGDSSSINQSADSGGTDNFVLISQLKEEVMSLKRLLQQRDQTILEKDKKLTELKADFQYQESNLRTKMNSMEKAHKETVEQLQAKNRELLKQVAALSKGKKFDKSGSILTSP
- the FAM76B gene encoding protein FAM76B isoform X1, whose product is MAASALYACTKCTQRYPFEELSQGQQLCKECRIAHPIVKCTYCRSEFQQESKTNTICKKCAQNVKQFGTPKPCQYCNIIAAFIGTKCQRCTNSEKKYGPPQTCEQCKQQCAFDRKEEGRRKVDGKLLCWLCTLSYKRVLQKTKEQRKSLGSSHSNSSSSSLTEKDQHHSKHHHHHHHHHHRHSSSHHKISNLSPEQEQGLWKQSHKSSAAIQNETPKKKPKLESKPSNGDSSINQSADSGGTDNFVLISQLKEEVMSLKRLLQQRDQTILEKDKKLTELKADFQYQESNLRTKMNSMEKAHKETVEQLQAKNRELLKQVAALSKGKKFDKSGSILTSP